From one Streptomyces sp. CA-210063 genomic stretch:
- a CDS encoding amino-acid N-acetyltransferase, translating into MPATSPEVTAKAITVRRARTSDVPHVRRLLDSYVQRRILLDKATVTLYEDIQEFWVAERDDNAQVVGCGALHVMWEDLAEVRTLAVDSEAKGLGVGHQLLEKLLHTARWLGVRRVFCLTFEVEFFAKHGFVEIGETPVDTDVYAELLRSYDEGVAEFLGLERVKPNTLGNSRMLLHL; encoded by the coding sequence ATGCCAGCAACGAGTCCCGAAGTCACCGCAAAAGCCATCACCGTCAGGCGGGCTCGGACCAGCGATGTCCCGCACGTGCGCCGCCTCCTCGACTCGTACGTCCAGCGCCGCATCCTGCTCGACAAAGCGACGGTCACGCTTTACGAGGACATCCAGGAGTTCTGGGTCGCGGAACGGGACGACAACGCCCAGGTCGTCGGCTGCGGGGCGCTGCACGTGATGTGGGAGGACCTCGCGGAAGTCCGTACTCTCGCGGTGGACTCGGAGGCCAAGGGTCTGGGCGTCGGTCACCAGTTGCTGGAGAAGTTGCTGCACACCGCTCGCTGGCTGGGTGTTCGCCGCGTTTTCTGTCTGACCTTCGAAGTCGAGTTCTTCGCGAAGCACGGCTTCGTGGAGATCGGTGAGACTCCGGTCGACACCGATGTCTACGCGGAGCTGCTGCGTTCCTATGACGAGGGCGTCGCGGAGTTCCTCGGTCTCGAACGAGTGAAACCGAACACCTTGGGCAACAGCCGGATGCTTCTGCATCTGTGA
- the panC gene encoding pantoate--beta-alanine ligase: MTISVPRTADELHARARAGRRAVVMTMGALHEGHATLIRTAREIAGDAGEVVVTVFVNPLQFGAGEDLDRYPRTLDADVKLAEQAGADAVFAPGVDEVYPGGEPQVRITAGPMGERLEGASRPGHFDGMLTVVAKLLHLTRPDVALYGQKDAQQLALIRRMVRDLNFGVEIVGVPTVREADGLALSSRNRYLSTEERRTALALSQALFAGRDRHAAQEALRARAREVPATRARAEALSAIGESRAAADAHAMAKSAPGGPAAVRAAARLVLDEALRMKPPLVLDYLALVDPADFTDIPDDFTGEAVLAVAARVGTTRLIDNIPLTFGAAS; encoded by the coding sequence ATGACGATCAGCGTGCCGCGCACCGCCGACGAACTGCACGCACGCGCGCGTGCGGGGCGCCGGGCCGTCGTGATGACCATGGGCGCCCTGCACGAGGGCCACGCCACGCTGATCCGCACCGCGCGCGAGATCGCGGGCGACGCGGGCGAGGTCGTCGTCACCGTCTTCGTGAACCCCCTCCAGTTCGGCGCGGGCGAGGACCTCGACCGCTACCCGCGCACCCTGGACGCCGACGTCAAGCTCGCCGAACAGGCGGGCGCGGACGCGGTGTTCGCCCCGGGCGTCGACGAGGTCTACCCCGGCGGGGAGCCTCAGGTCCGCATCACCGCGGGCCCCATGGGCGAGCGCCTGGAGGGTGCCTCCCGCCCCGGCCACTTCGACGGCATGCTCACCGTCGTCGCCAAGCTGCTCCACCTCACCCGCCCCGACGTGGCGCTCTACGGCCAGAAGGACGCGCAGCAGCTCGCCCTGATCCGCCGTATGGTCCGGGACCTGAACTTCGGCGTGGAGATCGTGGGCGTACCGACCGTGCGCGAGGCCGACGGTCTGGCCCTGTCGAGCCGCAACCGGTATCTGTCCACCGAGGAGCGCCGTACGGCCCTGGCGCTCTCCCAGGCGCTGTTCGCGGGCCGCGACCGGCACGCCGCGCAGGAGGCGCTGCGCGCGCGGGCCCGCGAAGTGCCCGCCACGCGCGCGCGTGCCGAGGCCCTGAGCGCGATCGGCGAGTCCCGCGCGGCCGCCGACGCGCACGCCATGGCGAAGTCCGCGCCCGGCGGCCCGGCCGCCGTCCGCGCCGCCGCCCGCCTCGTCCTCGACGAGGCCCTGCGCATGAAGCCGCCGCTCGTCCTGGACTACCTGGCCCTGGTCGACCCGGCCGACTTCACCGACATCCCGGACGACTTCACCGGCGAAGCCGTCCTCGCCGTCGCGGCCCGGGTGGGGACGACCCGGCTGATCGACAACATCCCCCTGACCTTCGGAGCCGCCTCGTGA
- a CDS encoding BlaI/MecI/CopY family transcriptional regulator, producing the protein MTRVWKWNRPVTVREVLEDLQRERSIAYTTVMTVLDNLHQKGWVRREAEGRAYRYEAVSTRAAYAAALMNEAWSQSDNPGAALVAFFGMMSEEQRQALTDAVRIVQGPDAVKPEPAAPAAPAVETPAETAGESVESSGETQGTPGESPDLPGR; encoded by the coding sequence ATGACGCGGGTGTGGAAGTGGAACCGCCCGGTGACCGTTCGAGAAGTCCTGGAAGACCTTCAGCGGGAACGGTCCATCGCGTACACCACGGTGATGACCGTTCTGGACAATCTCCATCAGAAGGGCTGGGTGCGCCGTGAGGCCGAAGGCCGGGCCTATCGATATGAGGCGGTCTCCACTCGCGCCGCCTACGCGGCCGCACTGATGAACGAGGCCTGGTCGCAGAGCGACAACCCCGGGGCCGCTCTCGTCGCCTTCTTCGGGATGATGAGCGAGGAACAGCGACAGGCGCTCACCGACGCCGTACGCATCGTGCAAGGCCCCGACGCCGTCAAACCCGAACCGGCCGCGCCCGCCGCCCCGGCCGTCGAAACCCCTGCTGAAACCGCCGGCGAATCCGTCGAATCGTCCGGCGAAACACAGGGGACCCCCGGCGAATCCCCGGATCTTCCCGGGCGATAG
- a CDS encoding L-aspartate oxidase: MRPPVAHHHPRTGALRARPRLHAPAPGWSIAADVVVVGSGVAGLTAALRCEAAGLNTVVVTKARLDDGSTRWAQGGIAAALGEGDTPEQHQDDTLVAGAGLCDEDAVRLLVTEGPDAVRRLIETGAHFDESEEGGLELTREGGHHRRRIAHAGGDATGAEISRALVEAVRARGLRTVENALVLDLLTDADGGTAGVTLHVMGEGQHDGVGAVHAPAVVLATGGMGQVFSATTNPSVSTGDGVALALRAGAEVSDLEFVQFHPTVLFLGADAEGQQPLVSEAVRGEGAHLVDADGTRFMVGQHELAELAPRDIVAKGIMRRMQEQGAEHMYLDARHFGADMWEHRFPTILAACRAHGLDPVTEPIPVAPAAHYASGGVRTDSHGRTTVPGLYACGEVACTGVHGANRLASNSLLEGLVYAERIVADIAAAHAGNGLHAGVPQPVPYAEKPAHPLLAPEIRFAIQRIMTEGAGVLRSEASLATAAAALDRLHAEARGALDENGKTAEPGVDTWETTNLLCVARVLVAAAQLREETRGCHWREDEPERDDTAWRRHIVVRLNPDRTLAVHTTDTADFPPTRQHQQEQ; encoded by the coding sequence ATACGCCCGCCCGTCGCCCACCACCACCCTCGAACGGGAGCGCTTCGCGCTCGCCCCCGCTTGCACGCGCCCGCACCGGGATGGTCCATCGCCGCCGACGTCGTGGTCGTCGGCTCGGGCGTCGCCGGCCTCACCGCCGCGCTGCGCTGCGAGGCCGCCGGCCTGAACACGGTCGTCGTCACCAAGGCCCGCCTCGACGACGGCTCCACCCGCTGGGCCCAGGGCGGCATCGCCGCCGCGCTCGGCGAGGGCGACACCCCCGAACAGCACCAGGACGACACCCTGGTCGCGGGCGCGGGCCTGTGCGACGAGGACGCCGTACGGCTCCTCGTCACGGAGGGACCCGACGCGGTACGCCGCCTGATCGAGACCGGCGCGCACTTCGACGAGTCGGAGGAAGGCGGCCTGGAGCTGACCCGCGAGGGCGGCCACCACCGCCGCCGGATCGCCCACGCGGGCGGTGATGCCACCGGCGCCGAGATCTCCCGGGCCCTCGTCGAGGCCGTACGCGCGCGTGGGCTGCGTACGGTTGAGAACGCGCTCGTCCTGGACCTGCTGACCGACGCCGACGGCGGCACCGCCGGTGTCACCCTGCACGTCATGGGCGAGGGCCAGCACGACGGCGTGGGAGCCGTCCACGCCCCCGCCGTGGTCCTCGCCACCGGCGGCATGGGCCAGGTCTTCTCCGCCACCACCAACCCGTCCGTGTCCACCGGCGACGGCGTGGCCCTCGCCCTGCGCGCGGGCGCGGAGGTCTCCGACCTCGAATTCGTCCAGTTCCACCCGACCGTGCTGTTCCTCGGCGCGGACGCGGAGGGCCAGCAGCCCCTGGTCTCCGAGGCGGTACGCGGCGAGGGCGCCCACCTCGTCGACGCCGACGGCACACGCTTCATGGTCGGCCAGCACGAACTGGCCGAACTGGCGCCCCGGGACATCGTCGCCAAGGGCATCATGCGCCGCATGCAGGAGCAGGGCGCCGAACACATGTACCTGGACGCCCGGCACTTCGGCGCCGACATGTGGGAGCACCGCTTCCCGACGATCCTCGCCGCCTGCCGCGCCCATGGCCTCGACCCGGTCACCGAGCCCATCCCGGTCGCCCCGGCCGCCCACTACGCCTCCGGCGGCGTCCGCACCGACTCCCACGGCCGGACGACCGTCCCCGGCCTCTACGCCTGCGGCGAGGTCGCCTGCACCGGCGTCCACGGCGCCAACCGGCTCGCCTCGAACTCCCTCCTGGAGGGCCTGGTCTACGCCGAGCGCATCGTCGCCGACATCGCCGCGGCCCACGCCGGGAACGGCCTCCACGCGGGCGTGCCCCAGCCCGTCCCGTACGCCGAGAAGCCCGCGCACCCGCTGCTCGCCCCGGAGATACGGTTCGCGATCCAGCGGATCATGACGGAGGGCGCCGGCGTCCTGCGCTCCGAGGCCTCTCTGGCGACCGCCGCCGCGGCCCTGGACCGGCTGCACGCCGAGGCCCGCGGCGCCCTCGACGAGAACGGCAAGACCGCCGAACCCGGCGTCGACACCTGGGAGACCACCAACCTCCTGTGCGTGGCCCGCGTCCTGGTCGCCGCCGCCCAGCTGCGCGAGGAGACCCGCGGCTGCCACTGGCGCGAGGACGAGCCCGAGCGCGACGACACCGCCTGGCGCCGCCATATCGTCGTACGGCTGAATCCGGACCGGACGCTCGCCGTACACACCACGGATACCGCAGACTTCCCCCCGACCCGGCAGCACCAGCAGGAGCAGTGA
- a CDS encoding type III pantothenate kinase has product MLLTIDVGNTHTVLGLFDGEDIIEHWRISTDARRTADELAVLLQGLMGMHPLLGEELGDGIDGIAICATVPSVLHELREVTRRYYGDVPAVLVEPGVKTGVPILTDNPKEVGADRIINAVAAVELYGGPAVVVDFGTATTFDAVSARGEYVGGVIAPGIEISVEALGVKGAQLRKIEVARPRSVIGKNTVEAMQSGIVYGFAGQVDGVVGRMVRELADDPEDVTVIATGGLAPMVLGESSVIDEHEPWLTLIGLRLVYERNVSRL; this is encoded by the coding sequence ATGCTGCTGACCATCGACGTGGGCAACACCCACACCGTCCTCGGTCTGTTCGACGGCGAGGACATCATCGAACACTGGCGCATCTCCACGGACGCGCGCCGCACCGCCGACGAACTCGCGGTCCTCCTCCAGGGCCTCATGGGCATGCACCCGCTCCTCGGCGAGGAACTGGGCGACGGCATCGACGGCATCGCGATCTGCGCCACCGTCCCGTCCGTCCTGCACGAGCTGCGCGAGGTGACCCGCCGCTACTACGGCGACGTCCCGGCCGTCCTCGTCGAACCCGGCGTCAAGACGGGCGTGCCCATCCTCACCGACAACCCCAAGGAGGTCGGCGCCGACCGCATCATCAACGCCGTCGCCGCCGTCGAGCTGTACGGCGGCCCGGCCGTCGTCGTCGACTTCGGTACGGCCACGACGTTCGACGCGGTCAGCGCGCGCGGCGAGTACGTCGGCGGTGTCATCGCCCCCGGCATCGAGATCTCCGTCGAGGCCCTCGGCGTCAAGGGCGCCCAGCTCCGCAAGATCGAGGTCGCCCGGCCCCGCAGCGTGATCGGCAAGAACACGGTCGAGGCCATGCAGTCCGGCATCGTCTACGGCTTCGCCGGCCAGGTCGACGGTGTGGTGGGCCGCATGGTCCGCGAACTCGCCGACGATCCCGAGGACGTGACGGTGATCGCGACGGGTGGGTTGGCGCCGATGGTCCTGGGCGAGTCCTCGGTGATAGACGAGCACGAGCCGTGGCTGACGCTGATCGGCCTGCGGCTGGTGTACGAGCGGAACGTGTCCCGCCTCTGA
- a CDS encoding SCO3374 family protein has translation MAIVPLPRRPFDRSAISGAESRDVPGDIPCDAVRRWYENDLGWATVPGTPVHVITGLRFDVLDVPAEAGIAALRHLGPIPGPGSPVVSHGGRMRLLVAAGSAEELPGLLEWLDWGGLDLDLTAVGTGGLMAAPTPPGGAGRLGGGLREAGSQGAAEWLRPPEPGREVEPSLPTMSALGGGGGAPDLVRVVDTVATHCHRVRLRRASTGPSESQPLAFS, from the coding sequence ATGGCCATCGTCCCCCTTCCCCGCCGACCGTTCGACCGGAGCGCCATTTCGGGCGCTGAATCACGCGATGTTCCGGGCGATATCCCGTGTGACGCGGTGCGGCGGTGGTACGAGAACGATCTCGGTTGGGCGACCGTGCCCGGAACGCCCGTACATGTCATTACGGGGCTGCGCTTCGATGTGCTCGATGTGCCGGCGGAGGCGGGGATCGCGGCGCTCAGGCATCTGGGCCCGATTCCGGGACCGGGCTCGCCGGTGGTGTCGCACGGCGGGCGGATGCGGCTGCTTGTCGCGGCGGGCAGCGCGGAGGAGTTGCCGGGGCTGCTGGAGTGGCTGGACTGGGGCGGCCTCGACCTGGACCTCACTGCCGTCGGAACGGGCGGTCTCATGGCGGCGCCGACGCCTCCGGGCGGGGCCGGAAGGCTCGGGGGCGGGCTGCGGGAGGCCGGATCACAGGGGGCCGCCGAATGGTTGCGGCCCCCCGAGCCGGGGCGCGAGGTGGAACCCTCGCTGCCGACCATGTCGGCGTTGGGGGGCGGTGGGGGCGCCCCCGACCTCGTGCGAGTGGTGGACACGGTGGCGACGCACTGCCACCGCGTCCGGCTGCGGCGCGCGAGCACCGGGCCGTCGGAATCTCAGCCGTTGGCCTTCTCGTAG
- a CDS encoding Rossmann-like and DUF2520 domain-containing protein: MSTFQQPEPKDRPARLTVGVVGAGRVGPALAASLQLAGHRPVAVSGVSDASRRRAAELLPEVPLMPPADVLRHADLVLLTVPDDALPGLVEGLAETGSVRPGQLLVHTSGRYGAKVLDPALRAGALPLALHPAMTFTGTPVDVQRLAGCSFGVTAPDALRLAAEALVIEMGGEPEWIAEENRPLYHAALALGANHLVTLVAQSMELLRTAGVEAPDRMLGPLLGAALDNALRSGDAALTGPVARGDAGTVAAHVAELRAHAPATVAGYLAMARATADRALAHGLLKPELAEDLLGVLADGTTGTTGADGTEGDAR; this comes from the coding sequence GTGAGTACATTCCAGCAACCAGAGCCGAAGGACCGCCCCGCGCGGCTCACCGTCGGTGTCGTCGGCGCCGGCCGCGTCGGTCCCGCGCTGGCGGCGTCACTGCAACTGGCGGGCCACCGACCGGTGGCCGTGTCCGGCGTCTCCGACGCCTCCAGGCGGCGGGCCGCCGAACTGCTGCCCGAGGTACCGCTGATGCCCCCGGCCGACGTGCTGCGGCACGCGGACCTGGTCCTGCTGACCGTCCCGGACGACGCCCTGCCGGGCCTCGTCGAGGGCCTCGCCGAGACCGGTTCCGTACGGCCGGGCCAGCTCCTCGTGCACACCTCCGGGCGGTACGGCGCGAAGGTGCTGGACCCCGCGCTCCGAGCCGGGGCGCTGCCGCTGGCGCTGCACCCCGCGATGACGTTCACGGGGACTCCGGTGGACGTGCAGCGGCTCGCCGGGTGCTCCTTCGGGGTCACGGCGCCGGACGCGCTGCGGCTGGCCGCCGAGGCGCTGGTGATCGAGATGGGCGGCGAGCCGGAGTGGATCGCCGAGGAGAACCGCCCGCTCTACCACGCGGCCCTCGCGCTGGGCGCCAACCACCTGGTGACCCTGGTCGCCCAGTCCATGGAGCTGCTGCGCACGGCCGGCGTCGAGGCCCCCGACCGCATGCTCGGCCCGCTCCTGGGCGCCGCCCTGGACAACGCCCTGCGCTCCGGGGACGCGGCCCTCACCGGCCCCGTCGCGCGCGGCGACGCGGGCACGGTCGCCGCGCATGTCGCCGAGTTGCGCGCGCACGCGCCGGCGACCGTCGCCGGGTATCTGGCGATGGCCCGCGCGACCGCCGACCGTGCCCTCGCCCACGGCCTGCTCAAGCCGGAGCTCGCCGAGGACCTCCTCGGGGTACTCGCGGACGGGACGACCGGGACCACCGGAGCCGACGGGACCGAAGGGGACGCCCGATGA
- a CDS encoding histone-like nucleoid-structuring protein Lsr2 has translation MAQKVQVLLVDDLDGGEADETVTFALDGKTYEIDLTTANADKLRGLLDPYVKGGRRTGGRAAGGRGKARAASGGSQDTAAIRAWAKENGYEVNDRGRVPASIREAYEKANG, from the coding sequence GTGGCACAGAAGGTTCAGGTCCTTCTTGTCGACGACCTCGACGGCGGCGAGGCGGACGAGACCGTGACGTTCGCGCTGGACGGCAAGACGTACGAGATCGACCTCACGACCGCCAACGCCGACAAGCTTCGCGGTCTTCTCGACCCCTACGTCAAGGGTGGTCGGCGTACCGGAGGCCGTGCCGCGGGCGGGCGTGGCAAGGCCCGCGCCGCTTCCGGCGGCAGCCAGGACACCGCGGCCATCCGCGCCTGGGCGAAGGAGAACGGCTACGAGGTCAACGACCGCGGCCGTGTCCCCGCCTCCATCCGCGAGGCCTACGAGAAGGCCAACGGCTGA
- a CDS encoding ATP-dependent Clp protease ATP-binding subunit: MFERFTDRARRVVVLAQEEARMLNHNYIGTEHILLGLIHEGEGVAAKALESLGISLEAVRQQVEEIIGQGQQAPSGHIPFTPRAKKVLELSLREALQLGHNYIGTEHILLGLIREGEGVAAQVLVKLGADLNRVRQQVIQLLSGYQGKETATAGGPAEGTPSTSLVLDQFGRNLTQAARESKLDPVIGREKEIERVMQVLSRRTKNNPVLIGEPGVGKTAVVEGLAQAIVKGEVPETLKDKHLYTLDLGALVAGSRYRGDFEERLKKVLKEIRTRGDIILFIDELHTLVGAGAAEGAIDAASILKPMLARGELQTIGATTLDEYRKHLEKDAALERRFQPIQVAEPSLPHTIEILKGLRDRYEAHHRVSITDEALVQAATLADRYISDRFLPDKAIDLIDEAGSRMRIRRMTAPPDLREFDEKIAGVRRDKESAIDSQDFEKAASLRDKEKQLLAAKAKREKEWKAGDMDVVAEVDGELIAEVLATATGIPVFKLTEEESSRLLRMEDELHKRVIGQVDAVKALSKAIRRTRAGLKDPKRPGGSFIFAGPSGVGKTELSKALAEFLFGDEDALISLDMSEFSEKHTVSRLFGSPPGYVGYEEGGQLTEKVRRKPFSVVLFDEVEKAHPDIFNSLLQILEDGRLTDSQGRVVDFKNTVIIMTTNLGTRDISKGFNLGFAASGDKKTNYERMKNKVSDELKQHFRPEFLNRVDDVVVFPQLTQEDILRIVDLMIGKVDERLKDRDMGIELSQSAKELLSKKGYDPVLGARPLRRTIQREIEDTLSEKILFGELRPGHIVVVDTEGEGEAKTFTFRGEEKAALPDVPPIEQAAGGAGPNLSKDA; the protein is encoded by the coding sequence ATGTTCGAGAGGTTCACCGACCGCGCGCGGCGGGTTGTCGTCCTGGCTCAGGAAGAAGCCCGGATGCTCAACCACAACTACATCGGCACCGAGCACATCCTCCTGGGCCTGATCCACGAGGGTGAGGGTGTCGCCGCTAAGGCCCTGGAGAGCCTCGGGATTTCGCTCGAGGCGGTCCGCCAGCAGGTGGAGGAGATCATCGGGCAGGGGCAGCAGGCCCCGTCCGGGCACATCCCCTTCACCCCCCGTGCCAAGAAGGTCCTGGAGCTGTCGCTCCGCGAGGCCCTTCAGCTGGGCCACAACTACATCGGCACGGAGCACATCCTGCTCGGCCTGATCCGTGAGGGCGAGGGCGTCGCCGCCCAGGTCCTGGTCAAGCTGGGCGCAGATCTCAACCGCGTGCGGCAGCAGGTGATCCAGCTGCTCTCCGGTTACCAGGGCAAGGAGACCGCCACCGCCGGCGGGCCTGCCGAGGGCACCCCCTCGACGTCCCTGGTCCTCGACCAGTTCGGCCGGAACCTCACCCAGGCCGCTCGTGAGTCCAAGCTCGACCCGGTCATCGGGCGCGAGAAGGAGATCGAGCGGGTCATGCAGGTGCTGTCCCGCCGTACGAAGAACAACCCGGTCCTGATCGGTGAGCCCGGCGTCGGCAAGACCGCCGTCGTCGAGGGCCTCGCCCAGGCCATCGTCAAGGGCGAGGTGCCCGAGACCCTCAAGGACAAGCACCTCTACACCCTGGACCTCGGCGCGCTGGTCGCCGGCTCCCGCTACCGCGGTGACTTCGAGGAGCGCCTGAAGAAGGTGCTCAAGGAGATCCGCACCCGCGGCGACATCATCCTGTTCATCGACGAGCTGCACACGCTGGTCGGTGCGGGTGCCGCCGAGGGCGCCATCGACGCGGCTTCGATCCTGAAGCCGATGCTGGCCCGCGGTGAGCTGCAGACCATCGGCGCCACCACGCTGGACGAGTACCGCAAGCACCTGGAGAAGGATGCGGCCCTGGAGCGCCGCTTCCAGCCCATCCAGGTCGCCGAGCCCTCGCTCCCGCACACCATCGAGATCCTCAAGGGTCTCCGCGACCGGTACGAGGCGCACCACCGCGTCTCGATCACGGACGAGGCCCTGGTGCAGGCGGCGACGCTCGCCGACCGGTACATCTCGGACCGCTTCCTGCCGGACAAGGCGATCGACCTGATCGACGAGGCCGGTTCCCGGATGCGTATCCGCCGGATGACCGCGCCGCCGGACCTGCGCGAGTTCGACGAGAAGATCGCCGGTGTCCGCCGGGACAAGGAGTCCGCGATCGACTCGCAGGACTTCGAGAAGGCCGCCTCCCTGCGCGACAAGGAGAAGCAGCTCCTCGCCGCGAAGGCCAAGCGGGAGAAGGAGTGGAAGGCCGGCGACATGGACGTCGTCGCCGAGGTCGACGGCGAGCTGATCGCCGAGGTCCTCGCGACCGCCACCGGCATCCCGGTCTTCAAGCTGACCGAGGAGGAGTCCTCGCGTCTGCTCCGCATGGAGGACGAGCTCCACAAGCGGGTCATCGGCCAGGTCGACGCCGTCAAGGCGCTGTCGAAGGCGATCCGTCGTACGCGTGCGGGCCTCAAGGACCCGAAGCGCCCCGGTGGTTCGTTCATCTTCGCCGGCCCGTCCGGTGTCGGTAAGACCGAGCTGTCCAAGGCGCTCGCCGAGTTCCTCTTCGGTGACGAGGACGCGCTGATCTCCCTCGACATGTCGGAGTTCAGCGAGAAGCACACGGTCTCCCGTCTCTTCGGTTCGCCCCCCGGTTACGTGGGCTACGAGGAGGGCGGCCAGCTGACGGAGAAGGTGCGGCGCAAGCCGTTCTCGGTGGTCCTCTTCGACGAGGTCGAGAAGGCCCACCCGGACATCTTCAACTCGCTGCTGCAGATCCTGGAGGACGGTCGTCTGACCGACTCCCAGGGCCGGGTCGTGGACTTCAAGAACACGGTCATCATCATGACGACCAACCTCGGCACCCGGGACATCTCCAAGGGCTTCAACCTGGGCTTCGCGGCCTCGGGCGACAAGAAGACCAACTACGAGCGCATGAAGAACAAGGTCTCGGACGAGCTCAAGCAGCACTTCCGGCCCGAGTTCCTCAACCGTGTCGACGACGTCGTCGTCTTCCCGCAGCTCACGCAGGAGGACATCCTGCGGATCGTCGACCTGATGATCGGCAAGGTCGACGAGCGCCTGAAGGACCGGGACATGGGCATCGAGCTCTCCCAGTCCGCCAAGGAGCTGCTGTCCAAGAAGGGTTACGACCCCGTGCTGGGCGCCCGGCCGCTGCGCCGGACCATCCAGCGCGAGATCGAGGACACCCTCTCCGAGAAGATCCTCTTCGGCGAGCTGCGCCCCGGCCACATCGTGGTCGTGGACACCGAGGGCGAGGGCGAGGCCAAGACCTTCACCTTCCGGGGTGAGGAGAAGGCGGCACTGCCCGACGTCCCGCCGATCGAGCAGGCGGCCGGCGGCGCCGGACCCAACCTGAGCAAGGACGCGTAA
- the nadC gene encoding carboxylating nicotinate-nucleotide diphosphorylase → MSTPDLPLAQSGGCGDGCACGADDGLNEEYLECGLDPALAQLLADAGLDPVEVEDIANVAIQEDLDHGVDVTTVATIPEDARATADFTAREGGVVAGLRIAEAVLSVACSDEFEVERHVDDGDTVEAGQKLLSVTGATRDLLTAERSALNLLCRLSGIATATRAWTDALDGTKAKVRDTRKTTPGLRSLEKFAVRCGGGINHRMSLSDAALVKDNHVVAAGGVAQAFKAVREMFPEVPIEVEVDTLHQLREVVDAGADLILLDNFTPVECEEAVAIVAGRAALEASGRLTLTNAKAYADTGVDYLAVGALTHSSPILDIGLDLRAAE, encoded by the coding sequence GTGAGCACCCCCGACCTTCCCCTCGCCCAGAGCGGCGGCTGCGGCGACGGCTGCGCCTGCGGCGCCGACGACGGCCTCAACGAGGAATATCTGGAGTGCGGGCTCGACCCCGCGCTCGCCCAGCTCCTGGCCGACGCCGGACTCGACCCCGTGGAGGTCGAGGACATCGCCAACGTCGCCATCCAGGAGGACCTCGACCACGGCGTGGACGTCACCACGGTCGCCACCATCCCCGAGGACGCCCGCGCCACCGCCGACTTCACCGCCCGCGAGGGCGGCGTCGTGGCGGGCCTCAGAATCGCCGAGGCGGTCCTCTCGGTGGCCTGCTCCGACGAGTTCGAGGTCGAGCGGCACGTCGACGACGGCGACACCGTCGAGGCCGGCCAGAAACTCCTCAGCGTCACCGGCGCCACCCGCGACCTCCTCACCGCCGAGCGCAGCGCCCTGAACCTGCTGTGCCGCCTCTCCGGCATCGCGACCGCCACGCGCGCGTGGACGGACGCCCTGGACGGCACGAAGGCGAAGGTGCGCGACACCAGGAAGACGACACCGGGCCTCAGGTCCCTGGAGAAGTTCGCGGTCCGCTGCGGCGGCGGGATCAACCACCGCATGTCCCTCTCGGACGCGGCGCTGGTCAAGGACAACCACGTGGTCGCCGCCGGCGGCGTCGCCCAGGCCTTCAAGGCCGTGCGCGAGATGTTCCCCGAGGTGCCCATCGAGGTCGAGGTCGACACCCTCCACCAGCTCCGCGAGGTCGTCGACGCGGGCGCCGACCTGATCCTCCTGGACAACTTCACGCCGGTCGAGTGCGAGGAGGCCGTCGCGATCGTCGCCGGCCGGGCGGCACTGGAGGCCTCGGGCCGCCTGACCCTCACGAACGCGAAGGCGTACGCGGACACGGGCGTCGACTACCTGGCCGTCGGGGCCCTGACCCACTCCTCCCCGATCCTGGACATCGGCCTCGACCTGCGCGCGGCCGAGTAG